The following are encoded in a window of Peromyscus maniculatus bairdii isolate BWxNUB_F1_BW_parent chromosome X, HU_Pman_BW_mat_3.1, whole genome shotgun sequence genomic DNA:
- the LOC102904881 gene encoding uncharacterized protein LOC102904881 gives MNTTSLAVRKYGERNQFREGFRIDATKNEQDDSKMFIGGLSPELNKQALLKYLSQFGEIIDFVIKIDQNTGLSRGFGFVLFKDSSTVEKVLLVKDHKVDGKKVEFRRAKAIESQFPIKKIFVGGLNPRMSEEKIRSYFGTFGQIEDIELPLCSYTKNRRAFGFIKYVEEISARKVLETRFHFIGSSRCEVKLAVPKQYPRRQPSKSKTKAMVRERKSVPAAEFESHWGQEGNQGFHFMANSDAQEANLDAHRAGPYTFRANSNVTVANATGSRDTPSEFQASPNALVPNSSTFMASQNAFTPNSNTVGVSHNALGANPNAFWANQYALGASPNTFRTSQYTLKPYPNALGVSQCALAAYPNPFGISQCALGATPNAPWTNQYPFGTYPNSFGVRQYASGTSPNASGISQYSQSANSDAFRPNYYAFWANTYDFQTSHYVLETSPCVYRTSQYALGANPNAFGASQYTVGATQNAFGANQNAFEANENFSGATGSGRSTEGLTFSQVQGHFPNAYNPLPAFRGSNGDYFFRYSYGAYDLESALNCNVQISQSSLLGNGYQGTFSAF, from the coding sequence ATGAATACCACCAGCCTTGCTGTGCGAAAGTACGGTGAAAGAAACCAGTTCCGTGAAGGGTTCAGAATCGATGCCACCAAGAATGAACAGGATGACAGTAAGATGTTCATTGGGGGACTTTCTCCAGAACTGAACAAGCAAGCACTTCTGAAATACTTGTCTCAGTTCGGTGAGATAATagattttgttataaaaatagaCCAAAATACTGGCCTCTCTAGGGGATTTGGATTCGTGCTTTTCAAAGATAGTTCTACCGTAGAGAAGGTGTTACTAGTGAAAGACCACAAAGTGGATGGCAAGAAAGTGGAGTTTAGAAGGGCTAAAGCCATTGAATCTCAATTCCCCATCAAAAAAATTTTTGTGGGTGGGTTGAACCCTCGGATGTCTGAAGAAAAAATAAGATCCTACTTTGGCACATTTGGGCAGATAGAGGATATTGAGCTTCCACTGTGTTCATATACAAAGAACAGAAGAGCTTTCGGTTTTATAAAATATGTGGAGGAAATCTCCGCTAGAAAGGTCTTAGAAACCAGATTCCATTTCATTGGCTCCAGCCGTTGTGAAGTTAAATTGGCAGTCCCTAAACAATATCCCAGAAGACAACCGAGTAAAAGTAAGACTAAAGCTATGGTTAGGGAAAGAAAAAGTGTTCCAGCTGCTGAGTTTGAAAGCCACTGGGGACAAGAAGGCAACCAAGGATTCCATTTTATGGCTAACTCAGATGCTCAAGAAGCCAACCTAGATGCCCACAGAGCTGGCCCATATACTTTCAGAGCAAACTCAAATGTCACTGTGGCAAATGCCACTGGTTCCAGGGATACCCCCAGTGAATTCCAGGCAAGTCCCAATGCTCTGGTGCCAAATTCAAGTACTTTCATGGCAAGTCAGAATGCTTTCACGCCAAACTCAAATACTGTAGGTGTAAGCCACAATGCACTGGGGGCAAACCCAAATGCCTTCTGGGCAAACCAGTACGCTCTTGGGGCAAGTCCAAATACCTTCAGGACAAGCCAGTACACTTTGAAACCATACCCAAATGCATTGGGAGTAAGCCAATGTGCTTTGGCGGCATACCCAAATCCTTTTGGGATAAGCCAATGTGCTTTAGGGGCAACCCCAAATGCCCCCTGGACAAACCAGTATCCTTTCGGAACATACCCAAATTCTTTTGGGGTAAGGCAGTATGCTTCTGGGACAAGCCCAAATGCTTCTGGAATAAGCCAGTACAGTCAGAGTGCAAACTCAGATGCCTTCAGGCCAAACTACTATGCTTTTTGGGCAAACACATATGATTTCCAGACAAGCCACTATGTTCTGGAGACATCCCCGTGTGTTTACAGGACAAGCCAATATGCTCTGGGGGCAAACCCAAATGCCTTTGGGGCAAGTCAGTATACTGTGGGAGCAACGCAAAATGCTTTTGGAGCAAATCAAAATGCCTTTGAAGCAAATGAGAACTTTTCTGGGGCAACTGGCAGTGGCAGAAGCACTGAAGGACTTACTTTCTCTCAAGTACAGGGCCATTTCCCAAATGCCTACAATCCCCTGCCTGCTTTTCGTGGCTCTAATGGAGATTATTTCTTCCGATACAGCTATGGGGCTTATGACTTGGAATCTGCACTTAATTGCAATGTGCAAATAAGCCAGTCCTCTCTCCTTGGTAATGGTTATCAGGGAACTTTTTCAGCATTTTGA